A genome region from Terriglobales bacterium includes the following:
- a CDS encoding response regulator transcription factor: MSRILLVEDEIHLAEGLRFNLEAEGHSVQIIDKGEDALTRLLTAREPFDLVVLDVMLPGKDGFTVAQELRQARNYVPVLMLTARGRPEDVLRGFESGADDYLPKPFELSILLARITSLLRRTQWLRGIGEQPPSDTYSFDGRVVDFENLELRTGKKTYRLTVMEAELLRYLIRNAGHPVSRRAILAEVWNLREDTDTRAIDNFIVRLRRYIEPDQSQPRYVLTVRGIGYKFVRDSKGKAGSK, translated from the coding sequence ATGAGCCGCATCCTGCTGGTCGAAGACGAGATCCACCTGGCGGAAGGGCTCCGCTTCAACCTGGAGGCCGAAGGCCATTCCGTCCAGATCATCGACAAAGGCGAAGACGCGCTGACGCGCCTGCTGACGGCAAGAGAGCCGTTCGACTTGGTGGTGCTCGACGTGATGTTGCCGGGGAAGGACGGCTTCACCGTGGCCCAGGAGCTTCGCCAGGCGCGGAACTATGTTCCCGTCCTGATGTTGACCGCGCGCGGACGGCCCGAGGACGTGTTACGAGGATTCGAATCCGGCGCCGACGATTATCTGCCCAAGCCCTTCGAGCTTTCCATCTTGCTGGCGCGGATCACCAGCCTGCTGCGCCGCACCCAATGGTTGCGCGGCATCGGCGAGCAGCCGCCCTCCGACACCTACAGCTTTGACGGGCGGGTCGTGGACTTCGAGAACCTGGAGCTGCGCACCGGCAAGAAGACCTATCGCCTCACGGTGATGGAAGCGGAGTTGTTGCGCTACCTCATCCGCAACGCCGGCCACCCGGTCTCCCGCCGGGCCATTCTGGCCGAGGTCTGGAATCTGCGGGAGGACACCGACACCCGGGCCATTGACAACTTTATCGTGCGCCTGCGCCGCTACATCGAACCCGACCAATCGCAGCCCAGGTACGTGCTGACCGTGCGCGGCATCGGCTACAAATTCGTCCGTGACTCCAAGGGAAAAGCAGGTAGCAAGTAG